A genome region from Danio aesculapii chromosome 2, fDanAes4.1, whole genome shotgun sequence includes the following:
- the c2h1orf35 gene encoding multiple myeloma tumor-associated protein 2, whose amino-acid sequence MFGSSRSGGVRGGQDQFNWDDVKVDKHRENYLGNSLMAPVGRWQKGKDLTWYAKDKKSGKALTKEQEMEAVREAEHEAMLAALGHKTIKRQPTGLTKEDLADVCRREGEGEEQDVDRVSGLGSSRSGPRGMPLSRQEKEAVKMGLPVFTHHKSERSQEASQMPEEDSKPDKADKRSDSKKKSKKEKKSKKEKKKKKEKRRHRSRSDSSDSDSEIYSKRRRKDPRDHHSPNPSRSSQSGAGARDRHSGGGPKAERRTPTPPPQRHRRRHDTDSSSEGHSAGRRTPKQTHRRRHDSSSDH is encoded by the exons ATGTTCGGCTCTTCGAGATCTGGAGGGGTGAGAGGCGGTCAGGACCAGTTCAACTGGGATGATGTTAAAGTGGATAAACACAGAGAGAACTACTTGG GGAATTCCCTCATGGCACCGGTTGGACGGTGGCAGAAAGGCAAGGATTTGACCTGGTATGCTAAAGATAAGAAGAGTGGCAAGGCTCTGACTAAAGAGCAGGAGATGGAGGCTGTACGCGAGGCAGAGCACGAGGCAATGCTGGCGGCACT AGGTCATAAAACCATCAAAAGGCAGCCAACTGGCCTTACCAAAGAG GATCTAGCGGACGTGTGCAGGAGGGAAGGAGAGGGCGAGGAGCAGGACGTGGACAGGGTTTCTGGACTCGGAAGCTCCCG GTCCGGGCCCAGAGGAATGCCGCTCTCCAGGCAGGAAAAAGAGGCCGTCAAAATGGGTTTGCCAGTTTTCACG CATCACAAATCTGAAAGATCGCAAGAAGCCAGTCAGATGCCAGAGGAGGACAGCAAACCTGATAAAGCAGATAAAAG GTCCGACAGTAAAAAGAAGAGCAAGAAGGAAAAGAAGAGcaagaaggagaagaagaagaaaaaagagaaaaggagGCACAGAAGCAGGAGCGACTCTTCTGATTCGGACTCTGAAATCTACAGTAAGAG GCGGAGAAAAGATCCCCGGGACCACCACAGTCCTAATCCATCAAGGAGCAGTCAGAGTGGAGCCGGAGCCCGTGACAGGCATTCAGGAGGGGGGCCAAAGGCCGAGCGCAGGACCCCGACCCCCCCTCCACAGCGCCACCGCCGCCGCCACGACACCGACTCGTCCTCTGAGGGACACAGCGCTGGACGGCGGACCCCTAAACAAACCCACCGGCGGCGCCATGATAGCAGCTCAGATCACTGA
- the arf1 gene encoding ADP-ribosylation factor 1 codes for MGNIFANLFKVFGKKEMRILMVGLDAAGKTTILYKLKLGEIVTTIPTIGFNVETVEYKNISFTVWDVGGQDKIRPLWRHYFQNTQGLIFVVDSNDRERVNEAREELMRMLAEDELREAVLLVFANKQDLPNAMNAAEITDKLGLHSLRHRNWYIQATCATSGDGLYEGLDWLSNQLKNQK; via the exons ATGGGGAACATATTCGCAAACCTCTTTAAAGTCTTCGGCAAGAAGGAGATGAGAATTCTTATGGTGGGACTCGACGCTGCTGGAAAGACGACAATTCTGTATAAATTAAAGTTGGGGGAAATTGTTACCACCATCCCAACAATCG gtTTTAATGTTGAAACGGTGGAGTACAAGAATATTAGTTTTACAGTTTGGGACGTCGGTGGTCAAGATAAGATTCGACCATTGTGGCGTCATTATTTCCAGAACACACAAG gtCTGATCTTTGTGGTTGACAGTAATGATAGAGAGCGTGTGAATGAGGCGCGAGAGGAGCTGATGCGGATGTTGGCCGAAGATGAGCTCAGAGAAGCTGTTCTGCTAGTGTTTGCCAACAAACAG GATCTGCCAAACGCCATGAACGCCGCCGAAATCACGGACAAGCTGGGTCTGCACTCACTCCGGCACAGAAACTGGTACATTCAGGCCACGTGTGCCACAAGCGGCGACGGCCTCTATGAAGGACTCGACTGGTTGTCCAATCAGCTGAAAAACCAGAAATAA